Proteins encoded within one genomic window of Cytophagales bacterium:
- a CDS encoding ROK family protein: MAIWGIDLGGTKIEGVILKDKNDPEVLLRTRLDTEAHHGYEHILNRIKLLIDNMTEESGFKPEKIGFGTPGALDPITKTMKNSNTTALNGKPFNVDLESKLGVPVKMANDANCFALAEARMGSVKEHMPEAEVCFGVIMGSGVGGGIVVNGQVLNGRQGIAGEWGHNFLDESGGDCYCGRVGCVEKVISGRNLEQYFKAQTGQDRKLKDLYKAHLAGGDEQASMLINRLIHFFGKGIANVINILDPDVIILGGGVGNIDLLYTEGVEEVKKYLFNSRLDTVFLKPTLGDSAGVFGAAFLVA, from the coding sequence ATGGCGATTTGGGGAATTGACCTGGGAGGGACTAAGATCGAAGGGGTCATTTTAAAAGATAAAAATGATCCCGAAGTACTTCTCAGGACGCGATTAGATACGGAAGCACATCATGGATATGAGCACATACTTAATCGTATCAAATTGCTAATCGATAATATGACTGAGGAGTCTGGATTTAAACCTGAAAAGATTGGGTTTGGAACACCTGGGGCTTTAGACCCGATCACCAAAACCATGAAGAATAGCAATACGACCGCTTTAAATGGCAAGCCTTTCAATGTCGATTTGGAGAGCAAACTTGGCGTACCAGTTAAAATGGCCAACGATGCAAACTGTTTTGCACTGGCAGAAGCAAGAATGGGTTCCGTAAAAGAACACATGCCAGAAGCCGAGGTATGTTTTGGAGTAATCATGGGGTCTGGTGTCGGCGGAGGTATTGTTGTCAATGGGCAAGTGCTCAATGGCCGGCAAGGAATTGCCGGAGAATGGGGCCATAACTTCCTCGATGAGTCAGGGGGTGATTGCTATTGCGGTCGGGTAGGTTGTGTCGAAAAAGTCATCTCAGGACGGAACCTCGAGCAATATTTCAAAGCACAAACCGGTCAGGACAGGAAATTAAAAGACCTGTACAAGGCACATTTGGCCGGAGGAGATGAACAAGCATCCATGCTGATCAATAGATTGATTCATTTCTTCGGAAAAGGAATTGCCAACGTAATCAACATTCTGGATCCGGATGTTATTATCCTTGGAGGCGGAGTAGGTAATATCGACTTGCTTTACACCGAAGGTGTAGAAGAAGTCAAAAAATACCTCTTCAACTCAAGACTAGATACCGTTTTCCTGAAACCCACCCTCGGCGATTCCGCAGGAGTTTTCGGCGCTGCATTCTTAGTAGCATAA
- a CDS encoding alpha-glucosidase: MMKKTWWKESIIYQVYPRSFKDSNGDGIGDIPGVISQLDYIKSLGVDIIWLCPVYESPNDDNGYDISNYRAIHPEFGTMDDFDNLLKGVHDRGMKLIMDVVANHTSDEHAWFEESRSSKDNPKRDYYIWKPGKDESEPNNWMSFFGGKAWQYDEKTDEYYLHLFTTKQPDLNWENPKVRSEIFDQMNFWLEKGVDGFRLDVISLISKRNYEDTPHTEFNETIAEVYANGPRIHEFLKEMNQQVLAPNDVMTVGEGPGITLENGLNYVGDDREELNMIFHFDHMFIDHGPQGKFDTVPVDFIHFKKVFGDWDKKLGTSGWNSIFLGNHDFPRIVSRFANDKEYWEEASKLLALMLLSMRGTPYIYQGDEFGMTNVAFDTIDDYRDVETLNVWKETEENAGDLDELMKAIHWQGRDNARTPVQWDNSANAGFSSGEPWIKVNPNYESVNAKSQEMNPRSVLHFYRKMITIRKTYPVLVYGDFKIINEEDPSIFAYYRQDEEYHMLIVLNFSSQDQSFALEQEIAKAELIRIVSNYRQSNEVDSGIIVLQPWEGIMYKIKKTN; this comes from the coding sequence ATGATGAAGAAAACTTGGTGGAAAGAGAGCATAATTTATCAAGTATACCCCAGGAGCTTTAAAGACAGCAATGGCGATGGAATAGGAGATATTCCAGGGGTCATATCACAATTAGACTACATCAAGAGCCTCGGCGTGGACATCATTTGGTTGTGTCCGGTTTATGAATCGCCGAATGATGATAACGGTTACGATATCAGTAACTATCGAGCTATTCACCCTGAATTCGGGACCATGGATGATTTTGACAACCTGCTTAAAGGAGTGCATGATCGGGGAATGAAATTGATCATGGATGTAGTGGCGAATCACACCTCAGATGAACATGCTTGGTTTGAAGAATCCAGGTCATCAAAAGACAATCCTAAACGTGATTATTACATTTGGAAGCCAGGAAAAGATGAGTCTGAGCCAAACAATTGGATGTCTTTCTTCGGTGGAAAAGCCTGGCAATACGATGAAAAAACAGATGAATATTACCTGCACCTATTCACGACAAAACAACCCGATTTAAATTGGGAAAACCCGAAAGTTCGTTCTGAGATTTTTGATCAAATGAATTTTTGGCTGGAAAAAGGAGTGGATGGATTTCGATTGGATGTGATCTCATTGATTTCTAAGAGGAATTACGAGGATACGCCACACACAGAATTCAATGAGACCATCGCAGAAGTTTATGCAAATGGTCCTCGCATTCATGAGTTTTTGAAGGAAATGAATCAGCAGGTACTGGCACCGAACGATGTGATGACCGTCGGCGAAGGACCAGGAATTACATTAGAAAATGGCCTGAATTATGTTGGGGATGATCGAGAGGAATTGAACATGATCTTCCATTTCGACCACATGTTCATTGATCATGGTCCGCAAGGTAAATTCGACACAGTGCCTGTAGATTTTATTCATTTCAAAAAGGTGTTCGGCGATTGGGATAAAAAACTTGGCACTTCCGGTTGGAATAGTATTTTTCTGGGAAATCATGACTTTCCGAGGATTGTGTCGCGATTCGCCAATGACAAGGAATATTGGGAGGAAGCTTCAAAATTGCTTGCCTTGATGCTCCTGAGCATGCGAGGAACACCCTATATCTATCAGGGAGATGAGTTTGGGATGACCAACGTAGCCTTTGATACCATCGATGATTATCGTGATGTTGAGACGCTTAACGTTTGGAAAGAAACAGAAGAGAATGCTGGTGACTTGGATGAATTGATGAAAGCCATCCATTGGCAAGGTCGTGATAATGCCAGAACACCAGTACAATGGGATAACAGCGCAAATGCGGGATTTTCTTCAGGAGAACCCTGGATCAAGGTGAATCCCAATTACGAGTCCGTCAATGCGAAAAGTCAGGAGATGAATCCACGATCAGTGCTTCATTTCTATCGTAAAATGATCACGATTCGTAAGACCTACCCGGTGTTGGTATATGGAGATTTCAAGATCATCAATGAAGAAGACCCGTCCATTTTTGCCTATTACCGTCAGGATGAGGAGTATCACATGCTCATCGTATTAAATTTCTCTTCTCAGGATCAATCCTTTGCATTGGAGCAGGAAATCGCAAAGGCAGAATTGATCCGGATCGTATCAAACTATCGACAATCCAATGAAGTAGATAGCGGGATCATCGTATTACAACCCTGGGAAGGGATCATGTACAAAATCAAGAAAACCAATTGA
- a CDS encoding alpha-amylase family protein produces the protein MYDPKAHILLQEILKKEEVSDDQFKARLFANFSVVRNHLRALYGDREDLPQILQQITETLISFHQQRSVERKQTDCLREQNPGWFLSEKIVGMMLYVDLFNDDLKGLIEKIDYFEELGVNFIHLMPVLKVPKDHNDGGYAVSDYRQIDSKFGTKADFRKVSKAFRKRGIYLMLDIVINHTSDEHEWAIKAKQGDPKYQDYYYFFKDRYWPDQYEQSMPEVFPDSSPGNFTFIPEVDQWVMSVFNTYQWDLNYTNPQVFVEMLSNLLYLSNEGADVLRLDALAFMWKKLGTTSQNLDEAHQIIRTFKACMQITCPGTIFLAEAIVAPQEIIKYFGETDTVTNECDLAYNATLMTLLWESVATKNNRLTSVSIQNVPQKPFGTSWITYLRCHDDIGLGYEDEHARWAGYDAHGHRHFIINFLTGSIDWSFARGRRFMEDPEKGDARISGSLASLAGLEKALEQGDDHLVDLAISRILMLHAIVLSYGGIPMLYMGDELGLLNDYTYELDPAKVADNRWMHRPKMNWEKASNRSNNHSVEGRIYLDIQHMIQVRKQISQFRDQNNTYLIDFGNQHVLGFIRYNSEGKVVCIFNLNDHEEWIPLDILKEQGIDVGSGIKDQMTGDKVGTPYDQIRLKPYQFHWISEQQLEKSKNPQEYKIDDEENLVEREHNLSSIPQEL, from the coding sequence GTGTACGATCCTAAGGCGCACATATTATTACAGGAAATCCTTAAAAAAGAGGAGGTATCCGACGACCAGTTCAAAGCGAGACTATTTGCGAACTTTTCCGTAGTGCGCAACCACCTCAGGGCTTTGTATGGTGATCGTGAAGACTTACCTCAAATACTACAGCAAATCACCGAAACACTGATCAGTTTTCATCAGCAACGATCAGTGGAACGCAAACAAACAGATTGCTTAAGAGAGCAAAACCCCGGTTGGTTCCTGAGTGAAAAGATCGTGGGCATGATGCTTTATGTAGACCTTTTCAATGATGATTTGAAAGGACTCATCGAGAAGATTGATTATTTCGAAGAACTCGGCGTGAATTTTATTCACCTGATGCCTGTATTAAAAGTGCCTAAGGATCATAATGATGGTGGTTATGCGGTTTCGGATTACCGCCAGATTGATTCCAAATTCGGGACAAAGGCTGACTTTAGAAAAGTCAGTAAAGCATTCCGCAAGCGCGGGATTTACCTAATGCTCGATATCGTGATCAATCACACATCCGACGAGCACGAATGGGCAATAAAGGCGAAGCAGGGTGATCCGAAGTATCAGGATTACTATTACTTTTTTAAGGACCGTTACTGGCCGGATCAGTACGAGCAGAGCATGCCCGAAGTATTTCCGGATTCTTCGCCGGGGAATTTCACGTTCATCCCGGAAGTTGATCAGTGGGTCATGTCCGTTTTCAATACCTATCAGTGGGATTTGAATTATACCAATCCACAGGTTTTTGTCGAGATGCTCAGCAACCTGCTGTACCTGTCCAACGAAGGCGCCGATGTACTGCGTTTAGATGCATTAGCCTTCATGTGGAAGAAGTTAGGAACGACATCCCAAAACCTTGACGAAGCGCACCAGATCATCAGGACCTTCAAAGCCTGTATGCAGATAACTTGTCCGGGGACCATTTTTCTCGCAGAAGCCATTGTTGCACCGCAAGAGATCATCAAATATTTTGGTGAAACCGATACGGTAACGAACGAATGTGATTTGGCCTACAATGCAACCCTCATGACCTTGTTGTGGGAAAGCGTTGCGACCAAAAACAATCGCCTGACCTCAGTTTCCATTCAAAATGTGCCTCAAAAGCCATTTGGAACCTCCTGGATCACTTACCTGAGGTGTCATGATGATATCGGATTGGGCTATGAAGACGAACATGCCAGATGGGCCGGATACGATGCCCATGGCCATCGTCATTTTATCATCAACTTCCTTACCGGTAGCATCGATTGGTCTTTTGCCCGAGGCCGAAGGTTCATGGAAGATCCCGAGAAGGGGGATGCAAGAATCTCGGGAAGTCTGGCTTCCTTAGCGGGGCTGGAAAAGGCATTGGAGCAAGGAGACGATCATTTAGTGGACCTGGCAATTAGTAGGATTCTGATGCTACATGCCATCGTCCTGTCCTACGGTGGAATACCAATGTTGTACATGGGTGATGAATTAGGACTATTGAATGATTACACCTATGAACTCGACCCTGCTAAAGTAGCTGATAATCGATGGATGCATCGTCCGAAAATGAATTGGGAGAAAGCATCTAATAGAAGTAACAATCATTCCGTAGAAGGGAGGATTTATCTGGATATTCAGCACATGATTCAGGTGCGAAAACAGATTTCACAGTTCCGGGATCAGAATAATACCTACTTGATAGATTTCGGAAATCAACATGTATTAGGGTTTATCCGGTACAATTCCGAAGGGAAAGTGGTATGTATCTTCAATCTCAACGATCATGAAGAATGGATTCCTCTTGATATCCTTAAAGAACAGGGAATAGATGTTGGTTCAGGCATCAAAGATCAAATGACCGGTGACAAAGTAGGAACACCTTATGATCAGATCCGATTGAAACCCTATCAATTCCACTGGATCTCAGAACAACAATTAGAAAAGAGTAAAAACCCACAAGAGTATAAAATCGATGATGAAGAAAACTTGGTGGAAAGAGAGCATAATTTATCAAGTATACCCCAGGAGCTTTAA
- a CDS encoding glycerol-3-phosphate dehydrogenase/oxidase: MNLLASGNRSKLVDKISEEAYDLVVIGGGITGAGIALDAATRGLKTVLVEKKDFASGTSSKSTKLIHGGLRYLKQFEIALVREVGRERAVVHNLAPHLVKNEKMVLPLIKDGSFGKMLTSFGLMVYDVLAGVEKEDQRKMLSKEETLELEPALREDLLEGGGIYAEYRTDDARLTMEIMKTAVQFGADVINYAEATEFIYTENKISGLSWKDHLTGEEHQLKARYTISAAGPWVDQLRKKNQSLEGKYLHPTKGVHIVVPRERFPVKHSLYFDVPDGRMIFAVPRDRTTYIGTTDTDYHGDLDDVRADLEDVQYLVDGVNHIFPSVDLKVEDIESTWAGLRPLIEEEGKSASELSRKDEIFESETGLLSIAGGKLTGYRKMAERILDRLAEKLKVEHGEDLKPCQTENAVLVGGVFAGTKDVNKYQKKVAEELAKKDPSLETYAEYLVSNYGRQTSEIIRSMQSEHDPETNLVLSELNFCLESESTFTLLDFYERRTGRLYFNIGSINRTRAGVQQVMSQFFAWSTDRLKEESDSLDHAIKISSEFQ; encoded by the coding sequence ATGAACTTACTAGCATCCGGAAATCGATCAAAGCTAGTTGATAAAATTAGCGAGGAAGCTTATGACCTGGTGGTAATAGGCGGAGGAATAACAGGGGCTGGGATTGCCCTTGATGCTGCTACACGTGGTTTGAAGACCGTGTTAGTGGAGAAAAAAGATTTTGCTTCAGGGACAAGTAGCAAATCCACGAAACTGATTCACGGAGGATTGCGCTATCTCAAGCAATTTGAGATTGCTTTGGTACGTGAAGTAGGACGTGAGAGAGCAGTCGTTCATAACCTTGCGCCTCATTTAGTGAAAAATGAAAAAATGGTCCTTCCCCTGATCAAGGATGGCTCATTTGGCAAAATGCTCACTTCATTTGGTTTGATGGTCTATGACGTGTTAGCAGGTGTGGAGAAAGAGGACCAACGCAAGATGTTGTCCAAAGAAGAGACCCTGGAACTCGAGCCTGCCTTAAGAGAAGATTTATTAGAAGGAGGGGGTATTTACGCAGAATACAGAACGGACGATGCTAGGCTGACCATGGAGATCATGAAAACGGCGGTTCAATTCGGAGCAGATGTGATCAATTACGCGGAGGCCACTGAATTCATTTACACCGAGAATAAAATCTCCGGCCTTTCTTGGAAAGATCATTTAACCGGAGAAGAGCATCAGCTAAAGGCCCGCTATACCATCAGTGCCGCAGGTCCATGGGTTGATCAGCTTCGAAAGAAAAATCAATCTCTCGAGGGGAAATACCTGCATCCGACAAAAGGAGTACATATAGTGGTGCCACGAGAGCGGTTTCCTGTAAAGCATTCGCTTTATTTCGATGTGCCTGATGGGCGTATGATTTTCGCTGTTCCGAGAGATCGGACGACTTATATAGGTACTACTGATACCGATTATCATGGAGATCTGGATGATGTACGAGCAGACCTTGAAGATGTGCAATATCTCGTTGATGGTGTCAATCATATTTTTCCATCAGTTGACCTAAAAGTAGAAGACATAGAATCTACCTGGGCGGGATTGCGTCCTTTGATTGAGGAGGAAGGCAAGTCGGCTTCAGAGCTGTCGCGAAAAGACGAGATTTTCGAATCGGAAACGGGATTGCTATCTATTGCAGGAGGCAAACTCACGGGTTATCGTAAGATGGCTGAGCGTATTCTCGATCGACTGGCAGAAAAGTTGAAAGTCGAACATGGTGAAGACTTGAAGCCTTGCCAGACCGAAAATGCGGTATTGGTCGGTGGCGTTTTTGCAGGAACGAAAGACGTAAACAAATACCAGAAGAAGGTTGCTGAAGAACTGGCTAAGAAAGATCCTTCTTTGGAGACTTATGCCGAATACCTGGTAAGTAATTATGGCCGTCAAACTTCAGAGATCATTCGTTCCATGCAAAGTGAGCATGATCCCGAGACAAATCTGGTTTTATCGGAATTGAATTTCTGTCTGGAAAGTGAATCCACATTTACCTTACTCGATTTCTACGAAAGACGAACCGGAAGACTTTATTTCAACATCGGCTCTATAAATCGAACCAGAGCAGGCGTACAGCAAGTGATGTCTCAATTCTTTGCGTGGAGTACAGATAGGCTTAAAGAAGAAAGTGATTCGTTAGATCACGCCATTAAAATTTCTAGTGAATTTCAATAG
- the glpK gene encoding glycerol kinase GlpK codes for MSKKYVLAIDQGTTSSRAILFNSKGEIEGVRQKEFTQIFPQSGWVEHDAEEIWSTQLEVLKGVLKDTGVNASEIASIGITNQRETAVVWHAETGEPIHNAIVWQDKRTSDFCESLKEKGLSDSVREKTGLVIDSYFSGTKVNWMLANVKGAKELAEAGKLRFGTIDTWLIWKMTKGASHVTDYSNASRTLMYNIRDLKWDDELLEILGVPGSMLPTVQGSSSDFGSFTLDGVEVPIQGVAGDQQAALFGQACVESGDAKNTYGTGCFMLMYMGTEPTPSNSGLLTTMACSLDGSPAYALEGSIFIAGAAIQWLRDAMKMIDSASDSEYYASKVDGHEVVLVPAFAGLGAPYWDQFSRGAVFGLTRDTGKNHLIKAALESIAFQTRDVLDAMEKDSGIKINSLNVDGGATANDYLMQFQSDILGLTVDRPQITESTALGAAYLAGLKAGVWEPGDLKKVRKTEKLFQPKMSGEDKEKLYKTWNKAVERTFSWAKD; via the coding sequence ATGAGTAAAAAGTACGTACTGGCAATCGATCAGGGAACTACTAGTTCTCGTGCCATCCTGTTCAATTCCAAAGGAGAAATTGAAGGAGTTCGACAAAAAGAGTTTACCCAGATTTTCCCCCAATCTGGCTGGGTAGAACACGACGCAGAAGAAATTTGGTCCACACAATTGGAAGTGCTCAAGGGAGTGCTAAAAGATACGGGTGTAAATGCATCTGAAATTGCAAGCATTGGGATCACCAATCAGCGGGAAACGGCGGTCGTTTGGCATGCAGAAACAGGAGAGCCCATACACAATGCCATTGTCTGGCAGGACAAACGAACTTCGGACTTTTGCGAGTCTTTAAAAGAAAAAGGCCTCTCCGATTCAGTGCGGGAAAAAACGGGCTTAGTCATTGATTCTTACTTCTCGGGCACCAAGGTCAATTGGATGTTAGCGAATGTAAAGGGAGCGAAGGAATTAGCGGAAGCGGGCAAATTGAGATTCGGGACTATCGATACCTGGTTGATCTGGAAGATGACCAAAGGAGCCAGTCATGTCACCGACTATTCGAATGCATCAAGAACCTTGATGTACAACATTCGTGACCTGAAATGGGACGATGAGTTATTGGAAATCTTGGGCGTACCAGGTTCCATGTTGCCAACCGTTCAGGGCTCCAGTTCTGATTTTGGTTCCTTTACTTTGGACGGAGTTGAGGTTCCGATTCAGGGTGTAGCTGGAGACCAGCAAGCTGCTTTGTTTGGACAGGCTTGTGTGGAATCAGGAGATGCTAAAAACACATACGGAACAGGCTGCTTCATGTTGATGTACATGGGAACGGAACCTACTCCATCAAACAGTGGGCTTTTGACAACCATGGCCTGTAGTTTGGACGGTTCCCCGGCGTATGCACTAGAAGGGAGCATCTTCATTGCCGGAGCGGCGATTCAATGGTTGCGAGATGCCATGAAGATGATTGATAGTGCCTCTGACTCTGAATATTATGCGAGCAAGGTGGACGGTCATGAAGTGGTGCTCGTACCTGCTTTTGCTGGATTGGGAGCACCTTATTGGGATCAGTTTTCAAGAGGAGCCGTATTTGGACTTACCCGGGATACAGGAAAAAATCACCTGATCAAAGCGGCACTGGAATCCATCGCGTTCCAGACGCGCGATGTGCTGGATGCTATGGAAAAAGATTCAGGGATCAAGATCAATAGTCTAAATGTTGATGGAGGTGCTACTGCCAACGATTATCTGATGCAATTCCAGTCCGATATTCTGGGCTTGACGGTGGACCGTCCTCAAATTACGGAATCAACGGCACTGGGGGCAGCTTATCTGGCAGGATTAAAAGCAGGCGTTTGGGAGCCTGGAGATCTGAAGAAAGTGCGGAAAACTGAAAAACTTTTCCAGCCTAAAATGTCAGGCGAAGACAAAGAGAAGCTTTATAAGACCTGGAACAAAGCCGTTGAAAGAACCTTTAGCTGGGCCAAGGACTGA
- the treA gene encoding alpha,alpha-trehalase TreA, with amino-acid sequence MKKFLGILVAVFIFSACSPTEEKASNSVEKTFYQPWEDLGELFHDVQMAHIFPDSKTFVDCTPKSDPATILAAYNVEKDVSGFDLKTFVEKNFNMPANPTSGEIDTDKPIKDHLASHWDYLTRSTEEQPDYTTLIPLPKNYVVPGGRFREVYYWDSYFTMVGLGASGRIDLMESMLDNFAFLIDTIGFIPNGNRSYYMGRSQPPYFSSMVNTYIQHTSVEQALKYLPAVQAEYDFWMDGAENLTPNNPEGKRVILYQGFILNRYWDNFDTPRPESYREDIELAEELPEAERGKLYRNLRAAAESGWDFSSRWFEGEEFSTIRTTDLLPVDLNCLVYAMEIALSVMYEAEGDIAKSQHYQKKYEVRRKSINQFFWNETDQSYEDVIWTEKESTVHTGRVTAAAVTPLYFKAAKEELAAAQAKTIKEQLLYDGGIATTPIASGQQWDAPNGWAPLQWLTVRGLEHYNEQTLADDISSRWLRINEKVFRNTGKMMEKYNVADTTLLAGGGEYPNQDGFGWTNGVVLGLLSDDPKY; translated from the coding sequence ATGAAGAAGTTTCTCGGAATTCTAGTAGCTGTTTTTATTTTCAGTGCCTGTTCTCCAACAGAAGAAAAAGCCTCAAATTCCGTTGAAAAGACCTTCTATCAGCCCTGGGAAGACCTGGGAGAGCTTTTCCACGATGTGCAGATGGCTCATATTTTCCCGGACAGCAAAACATTCGTTGACTGTACTCCCAAGTCAGATCCGGCGACCATTTTGGCTGCTTACAATGTGGAGAAAGATGTGTCAGGCTTTGACCTGAAGACTTTCGTTGAAAAGAATTTCAACATGCCCGCCAATCCAACCTCGGGAGAAATTGATACCGATAAACCCATAAAAGATCACCTGGCCTCACACTGGGACTATCTGACCCGATCAACCGAAGAACAACCAGACTATACGACCTTAATCCCTTTGCCGAAGAATTACGTGGTTCCTGGGGGTAGGTTCCGCGAAGTATACTATTGGGACAGCTACTTTACCATGGTAGGACTTGGGGCTTCCGGACGAATTGACCTAATGGAGTCAATGCTCGATAATTTCGCCTTCCTGATCGATACCATCGGTTTCATTCCAAATGGTAACCGATCCTATTATATGGGCAGAAGCCAACCACCCTATTTCTCGTCGATGGTCAATACGTACATTCAGCATACGTCCGTAGAGCAAGCCTTGAAATATTTGCCGGCGGTACAGGCGGAATATGACTTCTGGATGGATGGAGCTGAGAACCTCACGCCCAATAACCCGGAAGGTAAACGAGTGATTTTGTATCAGGGATTTATCCTAAACAGGTATTGGGACAATTTCGATACCCCTAGACCAGAGTCTTATCGAGAAGACATAGAATTGGCTGAGGAACTCCCTGAAGCCGAGCGAGGGAAGTTGTATCGAAACCTGAGAGCTGCGGCAGAGTCTGGTTGGGACTTCAGCAGCCGTTGGTTTGAAGGCGAAGAATTTTCAACCATCCGAACGACTGATCTATTGCCTGTTGACCTCAATTGTCTGGTGTATGCGATGGAAATTGCCCTGAGTGTCATGTATGAAGCAGAAGGAGACATTGCCAAATCACAGCACTATCAGAAAAAGTACGAGGTGAGGAGGAAGTCCATCAATCAGTTTTTCTGGAATGAAACAGATCAATCCTACGAAGATGTCATTTGGACCGAAAAAGAATCCACTGTCCATACCGGGAGAGTAACCGCAGCGGCTGTTACCCCTCTCTATTTCAAAGCAGCAAAGGAAGAGTTAGCCGCAGCACAGGCTAAAACCATCAAAGAGCAGCTTCTGTACGATGGCGGTATTGCCACTACTCCTATAGCCTCCGGACAGCAATGGGATGCCCCCAACGGATGGGCACCGCTGCAATGGCTGACCGTCAGAGGATTGGAACACTATAATGAACAAACACTCGCCGATGACATCAGTTCCAGATGGCTTCGCATCAACGAAAAGGTATTCCGCAATACCGGAAAGATGATGGAGAAGTACAATGTGGCCGATACCACACTTTTAGCAGGTGGTGGCGAATACCCCAATCAGGATGGCTTTGGCTGGACCAACGGGGTAGTTTTGGGCTTGCTTTCTGACGACCCGAAATATTAA
- a CDS encoding vanadium-dependent haloperoxidase yields the protein MKKALLILAIAVFSFSCEKDESYKQILTDPETYQASMKKLTDVIVYDIFSPPVASRVYVYPNIAAYEVIRYLDPNKYVSMGGQLTDFTEAPAPTGEIDLNLASLHAFLQVGKALIFSEAKIDEYRERLYQRLSDHGLPSSLKENSLAYGETVANHILTWADKDMYKQTRTFPKYTIQDVDAKWKPTPPDYMEGIEPHWREIRPMVIDSAEQFEPIDPEAFSLEEGTEFYRQLIEVYEVGKNLDKDQKEIAEFWDCNPYVSHHRGHAMFATKKITPGGHWMGIVAIATRQAQNSFDETIEVYARTSVALFDGFISCWDEKWRSIVVRPETVINQYLDEDWLPLLQTPPFPEYTSGHSVISRAAAITLTDYYGDGFAFNDTTEVEYGLTERKFDSFLHASEEAAISRLYGGIHYMMAIDNGVTQGEEVGKHVVAKLQTRKSTEASNQ from the coding sequence ATGAAGAAGGCTTTATTGATATTGGCGATTGCTGTTTTTTCTTTCAGTTGCGAAAAGGATGAATCATACAAACAAATTTTGACAGATCCGGAGACCTATCAGGCCTCCATGAAGAAACTGACAGATGTTATTGTCTACGATATTTTCTCACCTCCGGTCGCCTCAAGGGTTTATGTGTACCCCAATATTGCAGCTTACGAAGTGATCCGATACCTGGACCCTAACAAATATGTATCAATGGGTGGCCAATTGACAGATTTCACCGAGGCGCCTGCACCTACTGGAGAAATTGATCTAAATCTGGCAAGCTTACACGCTTTTCTACAAGTTGGAAAAGCATTGATTTTTTCTGAAGCCAAGATTGATGAGTATCGCGAACGACTTTATCAAAGGCTCTCGGACCATGGTTTACCTTCAAGTTTGAAAGAAAACTCGCTTGCATATGGGGAGACCGTAGCCAATCACATCCTGACCTGGGCAGATAAAGACATGTACAAGCAGACACGGACTTTTCCGAAGTATACGATCCAGGACGTGGATGCCAAATGGAAACCAACACCTCCGGATTATATGGAAGGCATTGAGCCACACTGGAGAGAGATCAGACCCATGGTCATCGATTCAGCCGAGCAGTTTGAACCCATCGATCCGGAAGCGTTCAGTCTGGAAGAAGGAACGGAGTTTTATCGACAGTTAATTGAAGTGTACGAGGTAGGAAAAAACCTCGACAAGGATCAAAAAGAAATCGCGGAGTTCTGGGATTGTAATCCTTATGTGTCCCATCACCGCGGACACGCCATGTTTGCAACCAAAAAGATCACTCCAGGTGGCCACTGGATGGGCATTGTTGCTATCGCAACGCGACAGGCGCAGAACAGCTTCGACGAGACCATAGAAGTTTACGCAAGAACTTCCGTTGCACTTTTCGATGGCTTTATCAGCTGTTGGGATGAGAAATGGCGCAGCATTGTGGTGCGTCCCGAGACGGTCATCAACCAGTACCTGGATGAAGATTGGTTACCGTTGTTACAAACACCACCATTCCCGGAATACACCAGCGGGCATAGCGTCATATCTCGGGCAGCTGCGATCACGCTTACGGATTATTATGGTGATGGCTTTGCATTCAATGATACGACGGAAGTAGAATATGGACTAACAGAAAGAAAGTTTGATTCATTTCTACATGCTTCAGAAGAAGCGGCAATCAGCAGGCTTTATGGTGGCATCCACTACATGATGGCCATTGATAATGGCGTAACCCAGGGAGAAGAAGTAGGAAAGCATGTGGTGGCTAAACTCCAAACAAGAAAATCAACCGAAGCATCTAATCAATGA